In Flavobacteriales bacterium, one genomic interval encodes:
- a CDS encoding ABC transporter substrate-binding protein has translation MRISIALLISLFVLGCNSSPRSNERTGRSGKHYGGVFNANETEDLSGLFPLSVTQASSHRIASQIYEGLVRFDQRDLSILPCLAESWTMDPSGTIYTFTIREGVVFHNDPAFPDGKGRSLTARDVEYCLKAICTYSTENEMFWLFQDRVLGANAHYAASAKGSIDQEVEGIELIDERTVRVTLVSPWQSFLQVLAHQGCWIWPKEIIEHYGDDLIWHPIGTGPFQMKSLRLGEALIMERNPSYWRTDSVGDQLPFLDAIRYTFLQDKEKELEEFEKGHLSTIFEIPVGRTDILSRSSEKGYQVQSVPGLSVQFYGFNERMAPFRDVRVRKAFSMAIDRRWIVDSVLQGLAEQALHGIVPPGFASYPYDSVPVQEFDPEGARALLVEAGFPEGKGLPGVYLQVNNNGFGYVKVAGEVQTMLEKNLGARVITSVLPSEQHFDRVERGDAAMWREGWVADHPDPENFLALFYGKNAPLDSTLPATLNTTRYVNARFDSLYMHAQRTSDPADRMLSLALAERQLMKDAVVVPLYHEMSIRVLQPWVMDLPINGMEYRDLATVWMDDTKRPKH, from the coding sequence ATGCGGATATCTATTGCTTTACTTATTTCGTTGTTTGTGCTAGGATGCAATTCGTCGCCACGATCCAATGAAAGGACGGGGCGAAGTGGTAAGCACTACGGTGGGGTGTTCAATGCTAATGAGACAGAGGATCTGAGCGGGTTATTCCCGTTGAGTGTGACACAGGCCTCTTCGCACCGAATTGCTTCACAGATCTATGAAGGACTGGTCAGATTCGACCAGCGTGATCTATCAATACTCCCATGTCTTGCAGAATCATGGACCATGGATCCAAGTGGTACCATTTATACGTTCACTATAAGGGAAGGGGTGGTGTTCCATAATGACCCCGCATTCCCTGATGGAAAGGGGCGTTCGCTAACAGCGAGAGATGTGGAATATTGTCTCAAGGCGATATGTACGTACAGTACTGAGAATGAGATGTTCTGGCTGTTCCAGGACCGGGTGCTAGGTGCCAACGCCCATTACGCAGCAAGTGCAAAAGGATCAATTGATCAAGAAGTTGAAGGGATCGAACTGATAGATGAGCGTACGGTGCGTGTCACGCTCGTTAGTCCTTGGCAGAGCTTTTTACAAGTACTGGCACACCAAGGGTGTTGGATATGGCCAAAGGAGATCATTGAGCATTATGGGGACGACCTGATATGGCATCCTATCGGAACCGGACCTTTTCAGATGAAGAGCTTGCGTCTAGGGGAAGCCTTGATAATGGAGCGGAATCCATCTTATTGGCGCACGGACAGTGTAGGAGACCAATTGCCTTTCCTGGATGCCATACGATATACCTTCTTACAGGATAAGGAGAAGGAGTTGGAGGAGTTCGAAAAGGGTCACTTAAGTACTATTTTTGAGATACCGGTCGGGCGTACGGATATTTTGTCCAGATCCTCCGAAAAGGGTTATCAAGTGCAAAGTGTTCCTGGGCTAAGCGTGCAGTTCTATGGATTCAATGAACGCATGGCTCCGTTCCGTGATGTGAGGGTACGCAAAGCATTCTCCATGGCAATTGATCGACGTTGGATCGTGGATAGCGTGTTACAAGGGTTGGCCGAACAAGCCCTGCACGGTATTGTTCCACCGGGGTTCGCATCCTACCCCTATGATAGTGTGCCTGTGCAGGAATTCGACCCTGAAGGTGCACGTGCATTGCTGGTGGAGGCTGGTTTTCCTGAAGGCAAAGGACTTCCAGGTGTATATCTACAGGTCAACAATAATGGTTTCGGATACGTGAAGGTCGCTGGTGAAGTACAGACCATGTTGGAAAAGAACCTTGGAGCCCGCGTGATCACTTCAGTGCTTCCATCGGAACAGCATTTTGACCGGGTGGAACGCGGCGATGCTGCCATGTGGCGTGAAGGATGGGTAGCGGATCATCCGGATCCGGAGAATTTCTTGGCGCTATTCTATGGAAAGAACGCGCCGTTGGATAGCACGTTGCCAGCTACCTTGAATACGACACGTTATGTCAATGCGCGTTTCGATTCCTTGTACATGCATGCACAGCGCACTAGTGATCCGGCGGATCGAATGCTATCATTGGCACTTGCCGAAAGACAGTTGATGAAGGATGCCGTAGTCGTTCCGCTATATCATGAAATGTCCATTCGCGTTCTCCAGCCCTGGGTCATGGACCTTCCGATAAACGGAATGGAATACCGCGACTTGGCTACCGTATGGATGGATGATACGAAGCGGCCGAAGCATTGA
- a CDS encoding ComF family protein: protein MRIINKRVLNEVVANATIWGADLAALFLPRHCAGCDTGLNRNEECLCLACLEDLPRTRYHEDPSNPVEQLFWGKVPIHAASAFLHFARSGVTQRMLHRLKYKKDHDVGSMLGGLMATELRDSPRFGSVDAFIPVPLHPKKERIRGFNQSKLLVEGMNKVWPKPMLNDQLLRVVQTTTQTRRGRLDRWTNVKEAFHIPDPVALQGLHVLLVDDVVTTGATIEGCVKALAVVPRIKVSLFTAACA from the coding sequence ATGCGCATTATCAACAAACGTGTATTGAATGAAGTTGTTGCCAACGCCACAATATGGGGTGCTGACCTGGCCGCATTGTTCCTACCAAGACATTGCGCGGGGTGCGATACCGGCCTTAATCGCAATGAAGAATGCCTTTGTCTTGCATGCCTGGAAGACCTCCCAAGAACGCGCTACCATGAAGATCCCTCAAATCCGGTTGAACAACTTTTTTGGGGAAAGGTCCCGATCCATGCGGCTTCTGCATTTCTCCATTTCGCTCGAAGCGGTGTTACCCAACGGATGCTGCATCGATTGAAATACAAGAAGGACCACGATGTTGGGTCCATGCTGGGAGGTCTTATGGCGACAGAGCTGCGTGATAGCCCTCGTTTCGGGTCCGTGGATGCATTCATACCTGTTCCGCTTCACCCTAAAAAAGAGCGTATAAGGGGATTCAACCAGAGCAAACTTTTGGTGGAAGGCATGAATAAAGTATGGCCTAAACCCATGCTCAATGACCAGCTATTACGGGTTGTTCAGACAACTACACAGACACGCCGCGGTCGCTTGGACCGATGGACAAACGTGAAGGAGGCATTCCATATTCCGGATCCGGTTGCATTGCAAGGTTTACATGTGCTTCTGGTGGACGACGTTGTTACCACGGGAGCAACGATCGAAGGATGTGTGAAAGCGTTGGCAGTCGTTCCTCGGATCAAGGTCAGCTTGTTCACCGCAGCGTGTGCGTGA
- a CDS encoding OmpA family protein, whose translation MMFRPRTTFSSVFIMGLFLTACVPARKYEEQKSKAAALQAEVDGATSKSRDVQAAYDELRSTTLQDAKRLTELHRDTTVLGNSLRQMTGQYDKINSLNNELLEKYNKLLAGDRSENRELLTDLEAMRLNLQNKEDSVNALSKRVNDKQAALSALQAEIEAKDAAMKALKDRVSAALTGFEGKGLTVEQRGGRIYVSMDNKLLFPSGSATVDAKGKDAIMKLAKAIENEKDLNILVEGHTDTDKIGSGSTYKDNWDLSVIRATSVVRIMQENSVIDPVRLTATGRGEYIPVDPNDKSKNRRIEVILAPDLTELYKLVTD comes from the coding sequence ATGATGTTTCGACCACGTACTACGTTCAGTTCTGTTTTTATCATGGGGTTGTTCTTAACAGCTTGTGTTCCTGCACGCAAGTATGAAGAGCAGAAGTCCAAAGCTGCTGCGCTACAGGCTGAGGTGGATGGCGCTACATCGAAGTCTCGTGATGTTCAAGCGGCTTATGATGAATTGCGATCGACCACTTTACAGGATGCCAAACGGCTAACGGAACTCCATCGCGATACCACCGTGCTCGGCAATTCATTGCGACAAATGACAGGGCAGTATGACAAGATCAATAGCCTGAACAATGAACTCTTGGAAAAATACAACAAACTATTGGCCGGTGATCGGAGCGAGAATCGTGAATTATTGACCGATCTTGAGGCTATGCGATTGAACCTTCAGAACAAGGAGGATTCCGTAAATGCATTGTCGAAGCGCGTGAATGATAAGCAAGCTGCACTTTCTGCATTGCAGGCAGAGATCGAAGCTAAAGATGCGGCCATGAAAGCATTGAAGGATCGGGTTAGCGCTGCACTTACGGGTTTTGAAGGCAAGGGGCTTACAGTGGAACAACGCGGAGGGCGCATTTATGTGAGCATGGACAACAAGCTTCTTTTCCCAAGTGGTTCTGCAACGGTGGATGCGAAAGGCAAGGATGCGATCATGAAACTTGCCAAAGCGATCGAGAATGAAAAGGATCTCAACATTCTTGTGGAAGGACATACCGATACGGATAAGATCGGCAGTGGTTCAACATATAAGGACAATTGGGACCTGAGCGTTATACGTGCTACCAGTGTTGTGCGTATCATGCAGGAGAATAGTGTGATCGATCCCGTTCGCTTAACGGCGACAGGTCGTGGTGAATACATCCCTGTTGATCCCAACGACAAATCAAAGAATCGGCGGATAGAGGTGATCCTTGCTCCCGATCTGACCGAGCTGTATAAGCTTGTAACAGACTAA
- a CDS encoding T9SS type A sorting domain-containing protein codes for MTKYIFVLLGLFSSTLLFPQSVSEVAAVQLSAVASASPVRITVSWKSLSGTNSITIYRKLKSATSWGSSIASPSPTTNSYIDNGVSVGIAYEYKVVRVANGVTGTGYLCSGINVPMRDYRGKIILLVANNLSSPLSTELLTLEKDLAADGWAVLRTDVTTNTTVSGVRNIIIGQYQSDPTNVKAVYIVGHLAVPYSGNIAPDGHDSHQGAWPCDGYYGEMNGNWTDNSVSVQASQNPKNFNVPGDGKFDQSDFPSALELQVGRVDLYDMPAFSSSEVELTRNYLNKAHTFKVKGYTPDPRAMMFDNLQWVGNPLAASGWRSIAPMVGAEEISAPYQYGPSYNSLVNGQSYLWAYASGGGLQEYIGNEVTFNGADNIGTTQTYAAGNLGGVFNMSFGSYFGDWDNKNNFLRAPLAKGEGLTNAYSSIPGWYFHHMGLGENIGYSTLETMNNTGLYVPLTDGWQGSIGRTHLGLMGDPSLRQKMVAPPTSLSISNSGGSAVFSWTASSEQIAGYYIYQFDATTGAISKVTNTLVTSTSYQNSSVPFQNGKQYMVRAMKMQVDPSGSYENLSLGTIAVSSGVAPPPTTDCEGVVGGTAVAGTTCNDGNSCTTNDRWNSSCQCIGIDNTPTASVTPVGSTTFCTGGNVVLNASTGSSYQWKKDGNAISGATSSSYTATTSGTYTVTVSNGSCSATSSGVSVSASSGPSANITAPNGTTFCSGGSAILNATTGTGFQYVWYRDGSVISGATNGSYTATQAGAYTVRVISGACYTNSSAITVSITTSGTASITPVGSTSFCTGGNVVLNASTGSSYQWKKDGNAISGATSSSYTATTSGTYTVTVSNGSCSATSSGVSVSASSGPSANITAPNGTTFCSGGSAILNATTGTGFQYVWYRDGSVISGATNGSYTATQAGAYTVRVISGACYTNSSAITVSITTSGTASITPVGSTSFCTGGNVVLNASTGSSYQWKKDGNAISGATSSSYTATTSGTYTVTVSNGSCSATSSGVSVSASSGPSANITAPNGTTFCSGGSAILNATTGTGFQYVWYRDGSVISGATNGSYTATQAGAYTVRVISGACYTNSSAITVSITTSGTASITPVGSTSFCTGGNVVLNASTGSSYQWKKDGNTISGATSSSYTATTSGTYTVTVSNGSCSATSSGVSVSASSGPSANITAPNGTTFCSGGSAILNATTGTGFQYVWYRNGNAISGATNSNYTATQAGAYTVRVISGTCYTNSSAISIEVSTSITAVITPNGPTTFCTGGSVVLNATSDGTHVWQFNGQAIPGATSSSYTATQQGSYKVIVTNGSCSATSDAVTVSISTSAPAATLSASGPVNLCVGSSVVLSAPPGSSYVWEHNNEAINGATNSNYTVTQGGSYSVTVGTGACASTSDPLNVTVNTPPPAIISATGPTTVCAGQSVALTANTGSGYQFVWKRNGSPISGATSSSYTATQPGNYAVMVIHGACYTNSAETAISMSGTGSASISPAGPTTFCTGGNVILNANAGSIYQWMRNGETIDGATSSNYTATQEGSYTVTVGSGSCAGTSSPLMVSVSSVISASITPAGPTTFCTGGNVVLNANAGSIYQWMRNGETIDGATSSNYSATQEGSYTVTVGSGSCTGTSSAVTVSVTSIGSATIAPGGSTSFCTGGSVILYANTGAGYSYVWRKNGTVINGATASNYTATEVGSYTVAVNAGTCSATSSAIIVTVTNNISATLFATGPVGFCYGGSVVLAVDGDAGYTYVWKLNGSTIQGATSNSFTGTQAGIYTVVVSNGNCSATSNSVQLHVGDQINTNITATQQTDLCSNGGVTLSVPAASGNTYIWRNYGAAINGATSNTYTAASSGGYEVSIYNGSCVANSNVVFVNAGSGVNTWIMALGNTHVCSGDEVVFSTYTLAGLSHTWRRNGATINGATGSTYTATQNGSYSVTTSNGSCTVTTNAIQAYISAPLAVTCSPNVGNGTIAANVTGGEAPYNYLWNTAPAQITQMAAIDVSGMYNVIVTDVNGCTVNANASIEIGSGMAVEETEDVLAETIVKDEASENIEILVYPNPFRGNTTFSITGLNAEERTTLDVYTIDGVLVANVFTGAVDQQGSYRLTWDASNLKTGMYFYRLISGGRVTSGKLKSE; via the coding sequence ATGACCAAGTACATCTTTGTCCTGCTCGGCCTTTTCAGTTCCACGCTATTATTTCCGCAATCCGTTTCTGAAGTTGCAGCTGTGCAATTGTCAGCCGTTGCAAGTGCTTCTCCGGTGCGGATCACGGTCAGTTGGAAGAGCCTGTCCGGTACTAACTCCATTACCATTTATCGCAAATTGAAGAGTGCAACCTCTTGGGGTTCATCCATTGCGAGTCCTTCGCCAACGACCAACTCATATATTGACAATGGAGTTTCTGTGGGTATTGCTTATGAATACAAAGTTGTTCGTGTTGCCAATGGTGTGACGGGTACGGGTTACCTATGCTCCGGGATCAATGTTCCAATGAGGGACTACCGTGGAAAGATCATCCTGTTGGTAGCGAATAACCTTTCGTCTCCTTTGAGCACTGAGTTGTTGACATTGGAGAAAGACCTTGCTGCGGATGGTTGGGCGGTATTGCGAACGGATGTTACTACGAACACTACGGTTTCAGGTGTACGGAACATCATCATTGGTCAATACCAAAGTGACCCTACGAACGTAAAGGCCGTGTATATCGTTGGACATCTTGCGGTTCCTTATTCTGGGAATATTGCTCCGGACGGGCATGATAGCCACCAAGGAGCTTGGCCATGCGATGGATATTACGGAGAAATGAACGGTAACTGGACGGACAATAGTGTATCCGTGCAAGCATCGCAGAACCCTAAGAACTTCAATGTTCCGGGCGATGGAAAGTTCGACCAAAGCGATTTCCCATCTGCGTTGGAATTACAAGTGGGTAGGGTTGATCTGTATGATATGCCCGCGTTCAGTTCAAGCGAAGTGGAGTTGACAAGGAACTATTTGAATAAAGCGCATACGTTCAAGGTAAAGGGTTACACTCCGGACCCGCGTGCCATGATGTTCGATAACCTTCAATGGGTGGGCAATCCGTTGGCAGCAAGTGGCTGGCGATCGATCGCACCAATGGTCGGGGCCGAAGAGATCAGTGCTCCTTACCAATATGGACCATCATACAATTCATTGGTGAATGGGCAGAGCTACTTATGGGCATATGCCAGTGGAGGTGGTCTTCAGGAATACATCGGCAATGAGGTCACGTTCAATGGTGCCGATAATATCGGCACGACGCAGACCTATGCCGCTGGCAATTTGGGCGGAGTATTCAATATGTCGTTCGGATCCTATTTCGGTGATTGGGATAACAAGAACAATTTTCTCCGTGCTCCTTTGGCGAAAGGTGAAGGGTTGACCAATGCATACTCATCCATACCTGGCTGGTATTTCCACCACATGGGTCTGGGAGAGAATATCGGGTACAGCACGTTGGAGACCATGAACAACACGGGGCTTTATGTACCTCTTACCGATGGTTGGCAAGGGTCCATTGGTCGCACCCACTTGGGGTTGATGGGAGATCCATCCTTACGTCAGAAAATGGTTGCCCCTCCGACATCGTTGAGCATTTCTAACTCCGGAGGCAGCGCAGTGTTCAGTTGGACGGCCTCTTCAGAACAAATAGCGGGCTACTACATCTACCAGTTCGATGCAACCACTGGAGCTATTTCAAAGGTCACGAATACACTGGTTACATCAACTAGTTATCAGAACAGCAGTGTTCCGTTCCAGAATGGAAAGCAATACATGGTGCGTGCCATGAAAATGCAGGTTGATCCAAGTGGTTCATACGAGAACCTCTCGTTAGGCACGATCGCAGTGTCATCCGGAGTTGCTCCGCCCCCTACAACCGATTGTGAAGGTGTTGTAGGCGGTACTGCCGTTGCAGGGACTACATGCAATGATGGTAATTCATGCACGACGAATGACCGATGGAATTCAAGCTGTCAGTGCATTGGTATCGACAATACCCCAACAGCATCCGTCACACCTGTAGGAAGTACCACCTTCTGCACGGGAGGTAACGTAGTATTGAATGCCTCCACGGGCTCTTCCTACCAATGGAAGAAGGATGGCAACGCCATCAGTGGTGCAACCAGCAGCAGCTACACGGCAACCACTTCGGGAACGTACACGGTAACAGTAAGCAACGGTTCATGTTCTGCGACATCCAGCGGTGTTAGCGTGAGTGCATCCAGTGGCCCAAGTGCCAACATCACCGCTCCTAACGGAACCACGTTCTGTAGTGGAGGCAGTGCTATTTTGAATGCAACAACAGGAACTGGATTCCAGTATGTATGGTATCGTGATGGAAGCGTTATTAGCGGCGCAACCAACGGCAGCTACACTGCAACGCAAGCTGGTGCATACACCGTTCGCGTGATCAGTGGAGCATGTTACACGAACTCTTCGGCGATTACGGTTTCCATTACTACATCCGGTACTGCGAGCATTACGCCAGTTGGTTCCACGTCATTCTGTACAGGTGGAAATGTTGTGTTGAATGCATCTACCGGCTCTTCCTACCAATGGAAGAAGGATGGCAACGCCATCAGTGGTGCAACCAGCAGCAGCTACACGGCAACCACTTCGGGAACGTACACGGTAACAGTAAGCAACGGTTCATGTTCTGCGACATCCAGCGGTGTTAGCGTGAGTGCATCCAGTGGCCCAAGTGCCAACATCACCGCTCCTAACGGAACCACGTTCTGTAGTGGAGGCAGTGCTATTTTGAACGCAACAACAGGAACTGGATTCCAGTATGTATGGTATCGTGATGGAAGCGTTATTAGCGGCGCAACCAACGGCAGCTACACTGCAACGCAAGCTGGTGCATACACCGTTCGCGTGATCAGTGGAGCATGTTACACGAACTCTTCGGCGATTACGGTTTCCATTACTACATCCGGTACTGCGAGCATTACGCCAGTTGGTTCCACGTCATTCTGTACAGGTGGAAATGTTGTGTTGAATGCATCTACCGGCTCTTCCTACCAATGGAAGAAGGATGGCAACGCCATCAGTGGTGCAACCAGCAGCAGCTACACGGCAACCACTTCGGGAACGTACACGGTAACAGTAAGCAACGGTTCATGTTCTGCGACATCCAGCGGTGTTAGCGTGAGTGCATCCAGTGGCCCAAGTGCCAACATCACCGCTCCTAACGGAACCACGTTCTGTAGTGGAGGCAGTGCTATTTTGAACGCAACAACAGGAACTGGATTCCAGTATGTATGGTATCGTGATGGAAGCGTTATTAGCGGCGCAACCAACGGCAGCTACACTGCAACGCAAGCTGGTGCATACACCGTTCGCGTGATCAGTGGAGCATGTTACACGAACTCTTCGGCGATTACGGTTTCCATTACTACATCCGGTACTGCGAGCATTACGCCAGTTGGTTCCACGTCATTCTGTACAGGTGGAAATGTTGTGTTGAATGCATCTACCGGCTCTTCCTACCAATGGAAGAAGGATGGCAACACCATCAGTGGTGCAACCAGCAGCAGCTATACTGCAACCACTTCGGGAACGTACACGGTAACAGTAAGCAACGGTTCATGTTCTGCGACATCCAGCGGTGTTAGCGTGAGTGCATCCAGTGGCCCAAGTGCCAACATCACCGCTCCTAACGGAACCACGTTCTGTAGTGGAGGCAGTGCTATTTTGAATGCAACAACAGGAACTGGATTCCAGTATGTATGGTATCGTAACGGCAATGCAATCAGTGGAGCAACCAATAGCAACTATACCGCAACGCAAGCAGGCGCTTACACCGTGCGCGTTATCAGCGGGACTTGTTACACGAACTCTTCTGCGATTTCAATTGAGGTATCGACTTCCATTACGGCAGTTATTACGCCAAATGGACCAACCACATTCTGTACGGGCGGAAGCGTAGTATTGAATGCCACCAGCGATGGCACCCATGTATGGCAATTCAACGGACAAGCGATCCCGGGTGCAACAAGCAGTAGCTACACGGCCACACAACAGGGAAGTTATAAAGTGATCGTTACCAATGGTTCCTGTTCGGCTACTTCTGATGCGGTTACCGTTAGTATTTCAACCAGCGCGCCAGCCGCGACCTTAAGTGCATCTGGGCCCGTGAATCTATGTGTAGGTAGCAGTGTGGTGCTGAGTGCGCCACCGGGAAGTTCGTATGTATGGGAACATAATAACGAAGCGATCAATGGAGCGACGAACAGCAACTACACCGTAACCCAAGGGGGTAGCTACAGCGTTACGGTCGGAACCGGTGCATGTGCATCTACTTCTGATCCATTGAATGTGACCGTTAATACACCACCGCCAGCGATCATTTCCGCAACAGGGCCAACAACTGTCTGTGCCGGCCAATCCGTTGCCTTAACAGCGAACACAGGAAGCGGATACCAATTTGTTTGGAAGCGGAATGGGTCACCGATATCCGGTGCTACAAGTAGTTCATATACCGCGACACAACCAGGCAATTACGCTGTTATGGTGATCCATGGCGCATGCTATACCAACTCTGCAGAAACCGCTATCAGCATGTCCGGAACTGGCTCGGCATCCATTTCACCTGCTGGTCCCACTACATTCTGTACAGGTGGTAATGTGATATTGAATGCCAATGCCGGTAGTATCTATCAATGGATGCGCAACGGTGAAACGATCGATGGTGCGACCAGCAGCAACTACACTGCAACACAAGAGGGTAGTTACACTGTAACAGTTGGCTCAGGTTCTTGCGCCGGCACATCCAGTCCATTAATGGTATCGGTTTCATCTGTAATCTCAGCATCCATTACACCTGCTGGTCCTACTACGTTCTGCACTGGAGGCAACGTGGTGTTGAATGCCAATGCCGGTAGTATCTATCAATGGATGCGCAATGGTGAAACGATCGATGGTGCGACGAGCAGCAACTACTCTGCAACACAAGAGGGTAGTTACACTGTAACAGTTGGCTCAGGTTCTTGCACTGGTACATCAAGTGCGGTTACTGTATCGGTCACATCCATAGGATCAGCTACTATTGCCCCAGGAGGTTCAACTTCATTCTGCACAGGAGGCAGCGTAATACTATACGCGAATACTGGTGCGGGTTACAGTTATGTGTGGAGAAAGAATGGAACGGTGATCAACGGTGCCACAGCGAGCAACTACACGGCAACGGAAGTTGGAAGCTATACCGTAGCGGTGAATGCAGGTACATGTTCTGCTACTTCATCGGCCATCATTGTAACCGTTACGAACAACATTTCGGCAACGTTGTTTGCAACGGGTCCCGTTGGGTTCTGCTACGGAGGAAGCGTTGTTCTTGCGGTGGATGGTGATGCGGGTTACACCTATGTTTGGAAGCTGAATGGGTCTACGATCCAAGGCGCGACTTCAAATAGTTTTACTGGAACTCAGGCGGGTATTTATACGGTCGTAGTATCAAACGGTAATTGTTCGGCCACATCGAACAGCGTTCAATTGCATGTCGGAGACCAGATCAATACGAACATTACTGCCACCCAACAGACCGATCTTTGTTCCAACGGTGGCGTTACGCTCAGTGTACCAGCTGCATCCGGGAATACCTACATATGGAGGAACTATGGGGCCGCCATCAACGGGGCTACTTCAAATACGTATACCGCTGCGTCCTCCGGTGGTTATGAAGTATCGATCTACAATGGATCCTGCGTAGCAAATTCAAATGTTGTGTTCGTGAACGCAGGTTCCGGTGTGAACACATGGATCATGGCATTGGGCAACACACATGTATGTAGTGGCGATGAGGTCGTGTTTTCAACTTACACTTTAGCTGGTCTTAGCCATACATGGAGACGCAATGGCGCAACCATCAATGGTGCAACGGGGTCCACCTATACGGCAACCCAGAATGGAAGCTATTCGGTCACTACTAGTAACGGCTCATGCACTGTGACCACGAATGCGATCCAGGCATACATTTCTGCACCGTTAGCTGTTACGTGTTCACCGAACGTCGGAAACGGAACTATTGCGGCCAATGTAACTGGAGGCGAAGCTCCATACAACTACTTGTGGAACACGGCCCCGGCGCAGATCACACAAATGGCAGCCATCGATGTATCCGGAATGTATAACGTTATTGTAACGGACGTGAATGGTTGTACAGTGAACGCAAACGCAAGCATTGAGATCGGTAGCGGAATGGCCGTTGAAGAGACAGAGGACGTGTTGGCCGAGACCATTGTAAAGGACGAGGCATCGGAGAACATCGAAATTCTGGTGTATCCGAATCCATTCCGTGGGAATACTACATTCTCCATCACCGGCCTGAATGCAGAAGAACGCACGACCTTGGATGTATACACCATTGATGGTGTGTTGGTCGCAAATGTCTTCACAGGAGCAGTTGATCAACAAGGTTCATATCGTCTCACTTGGGATGCCAGCAACCTGAAGACGGGAATGTACTTCTATCGCCTGATCTCAGGAGGTCGGGTAACTTCCGGTAAGTTGAAATCGGAGTAA
- a CDS encoding TIGR03862 family flavoprotein produces the protein MKIAIIGGGPSALMAADVLAGTCTVDLYERGRTIGRKFLVAGDGGLNITNSVEGDELLSHYTHPEFMRPMLYAFGPNELRAWLGEIGVRTFVGSSGRVFPERKIKPAHVLKAIQDRIVSKGVRIHTNSMFVGFDAEVRPLIRTSAGIGAISADHYVFALGGASWPRTGSVGEWLGEFEKLGVRTVPFQPSNCGIEIAWPTELSIHAGKPLKNIAIGVGKEFIRGEATITEYGLEGNAIYPVVPMVREQLNNTGTATIQIDLKPDNTIQQVLAKLTGHSPKEWQTALSMTRAQFALIKSVTSKEQFHNAEQLALVVKCCTLQVDELRPIEEAISSVGGIAISEVSSELALLDHPNISVAGEMLDVDAPTGGYLLQRAFSMGYWVAHCIAGRTGIPQRQ, from the coding sequence ATGAAGATCGCGATCATCGGTGGTGGTCCGTCAGCTTTGATGGCAGCTGATGTTCTTGCGGGGACCTGTACTGTGGATCTTTACGAACGCGGCCGTACCATAGGGCGCAAATTTCTTGTTGCTGGAGATGGTGGTCTCAACATTACGAATTCCGTTGAAGGGGATGAGTTGCTGTCGCACTACACACATCCGGAATTCATGCGTCCAATGCTCTACGCATTCGGACCAAATGAACTACGTGCTTGGCTTGGCGAAATTGGTGTGCGAACATTCGTGGGTAGCAGTGGTCGCGTATTTCCAGAGAGGAAGATCAAACCGGCACATGTGCTGAAAGCGATTCAGGATAGGATCGTATCGAAAGGTGTGAGGATACACACCAACAGCATGTTCGTTGGGTTTGATGCAGAGGTTCGACCATTGATCAGGACGTCAGCAGGAATTGGGGCGATAAGCGCGGATCACTACGTATTCGCTTTGGGTGGTGCGTCATGGCCACGAACGGGGTCAGTAGGTGAGTGGCTTGGCGAATTCGAAAAGCTAGGCGTGCGCACGGTTCCGTTCCAACCGAGCAATTGCGGTATCGAAATTGCTTGGCCGACCGAGTTGAGCATCCATGCCGGTAAACCGTTGAAGAACATCGCGATCGGTGTCGGGAAAGAATTCATTCGCGGTGAAGCGACCATTACCGAATATGGTTTGGAAGGCAACGCGATATACCCGGTTGTTCCGATGGTACGGGAACAATTGAACAACACCGGAACGGCTACGATCCAGATCGACCTTAAACCGGACAATACGATCCAGCAAGTACTCGCCAAACTAACGGGTCATTCGCCGAAAGAGTGGCAAACGGCATTATCCATGACACGGGCACAATTCGCTTTGATCAAATCCGTCACGAGCAAAGAACAATTCCACAACGCTGAACAATTGGCACTGGTGGTCAAGTGTTGCACTTTACAGGTTGATGAATTGCGCCCCATTGAAGAAGCAATAAGCAGTGTTGGCGGGATCGCGATAAGTGAGGTTTCAAGTGAACTAGCATTGCTTGATCACCCGAATATTTCCGTCGCTGGGGAGATGTTGGATGTAGATGCGCCAACGGGCGGGTATCTTTTGCAACGGGCTTTTTCCATGGGCTATTGGGTTGCCCATTGCATCGCTGGCCGAACAGGAATACCTCAACGACAGTAA